A single region of the Procambarus clarkii isolate CNS0578487 chromosome 59, FALCON_Pclarkii_2.0, whole genome shotgun sequence genome encodes:
- the LOC138353766 gene encoding putative uncharacterized protein ENSP00000383309, whose protein sequence is MTASLPLTPCSCPPPLSSVSHTVTRASGPHRFSSVSLTVTRASGPHRFSSVSHTVTRASGSHRFSSVSHTVTRASGSHRFTSVSHTVTRASGSHRFSSVSLTVTRASGPHRFSSVSHTVTRASGPHRFSSVSHTVTRASGPHRFSSVSHTVTRASGPHRFSSVSHTVTRASGPHRFSSVSHTVTRASGPHRFSSVSHTVTRASGPHRFSSVSHTVTRASGPHRFSSVSHTVTRASGPHRFSSVSHTVTRASGPHGFSSVSHTVTRASGPHRFSSVYHTVTRASGPHRFSSVSHTVTRASGPHRFSSVSHTVTRASGPHRFSSVSHTVTRASGPHRFSSVSHTVTRASGPHRFSSVSHTVTRASGPHRFSSVSHTVTRASGPHRFSSVSHTVTRASGPHRFSSVSHTVTRASGPHRFSS, encoded by the coding sequence ATGACAgcatcccttcccctcaccccttgtTCCTGCCCCCCACCGCTCTCATCTGTGTCTCACACTGTCACCCGCGCCTCTGGCCCTCACCGCTTCTCATCTGTGTCTCTCACTGTCACCCGCGCCTCTGGCCCTCACCGCTTCTCATCTGTGTCTCACACTGTCACCCGCGCCTCTGGCTCTCACCGCTTCTCATCTGTGTCTCACACTGTCACCCGCGCCTCTGGCTCTCACCGCTTCACATCTGTGTCTCACACTGTCACCCGCGCCTCTGGCTCTCACCGCTTCTCATCTGTGTCTCTCACTGTCACCCGCGCCTCTGGCCCTCACCGCTTCTCATCTGTGTCTCACACTGTCACCCGCGCCTCTGGCCCCCACCGCTTCTCATCTGTGTCTCACACTGTCACCCGCGCCTCTGGCCCCCACCGCTTCTCATCTGTGTCTCACACTGTCACCCGCGCCTCTGGCCCTCACCGCTTCTCATCTGTGTCTCACACTGTCACCCGCGCCTCTGGCCCTCACCGCTTCTCATCTGTGTCTCACACTGTCACCCGCGCCTCTGGCCCTCACCGCTTCTCATCTGTGTCTCACACTGTCACCCGCGCCTCTGGCCCTCACCGCTTCTCATCTGTGTCTCACACTGTCACCCGCGCCTCTGGCCCCCACCGCTTCTCATCTGTGTCTCACACTGTCACCCGCGCCTCTGGCCCCCACCGCTTCTCATCTGTGTCTCACACTGTCACCCGCGCCTCTGGCCCTCACGGCTTCTCATCTGTGTCTCACACTGTCACCCGCGCCTCTGGCCCTCACCGCTTCTCATCTGTGTATCACACTGTCACCCGCGCCTCTGGCCCTCACCGCTTCTCATCTGTGTCTCACACTGTCACCCGCGCCTCTGGCCCCCACCGCTTCTCATCTGTGTCTCACACTGTCACCCGCGCCTCTGGCCCCCACCGCTTCTCATCTGTGTCTCACACTGTCACCCGCGCCTCTGGCCCTCACCGCTTCTCATCTGTGTCTCACACTGTCACCCGCGCCTCTGGCCCTCACCGCTTCTCATCTGTGTCTCACACTGTCACCCGCGCCTCTGGCCCCCACCGCTTCTCATCTGTGTCTCACACTGTCACCCGCGCCTCTGGCCCCCACCGCTTCTCATCTGTGTCTCACACTGTCACCCGCGCCTCTGGCCCTCACCGCTTCTCATCTGTGTCTCACACTGTCACCCGCGCCTCTGGCCCTCACCGCTTCTCATCTTGA